A single region of the Pseudomonas granadensis genome encodes:
- the rsxB gene encoding electron transport complex subunit RsxB — MSLIQRIDALLPQTQCGKCGHPGCKPYAQGIAAGEPINKCPPGGEETIAALAELLKVPVLELDISRGSAPAQVAFIREAECIGCTKCIQACPVDAIVGAAKLMHTVLTDECTGCDLCVAPCPVDCIEMHPLPPETLPVVGGLALSLDEQHARAAKRDHARQRFERRKERLHREEQEKQAEREARAKRPAQAQVSTTDPVQAALERVRMQKAANADAAVKKAKVDVAMSRAQLHKSLKAFGHPPTFEQQAQLIVLQRQFEAAEAALAQLETTAVPTAPAPPPAKDADLKRAKIQLAMCRAEYGKLERNADTPAEILEEARARLQAAERQVSEHAAL; from the coding sequence ATGAGTCTGATCCAACGCATCGATGCCCTCCTGCCGCAGACCCAGTGCGGCAAGTGCGGCCATCCCGGATGCAAGCCCTATGCGCAAGGCATCGCCGCCGGCGAGCCGATAAACAAGTGTCCGCCCGGTGGCGAGGAAACCATCGCCGCGCTGGCTGAACTGTTGAAAGTACCGGTGCTGGAACTGGACATCAGCCGCGGTTCGGCACCGGCCCAGGTGGCGTTCATTCGCGAGGCCGAGTGCATCGGCTGCACCAAATGCATTCAAGCTTGCCCGGTCGACGCGATTGTCGGCGCGGCGAAACTGATGCACACCGTCCTGACCGACGAATGCACCGGTTGCGACCTCTGCGTGGCGCCATGCCCGGTGGACTGCATTGAAATGCACCCGCTGCCACCCGAGACCTTACCGGTGGTGGGCGGACTGGCGCTGAGCCTCGACGAGCAACACGCACGCGCGGCCAAACGTGATCACGCACGGCAACGTTTCGAGCGGCGCAAAGAGCGCCTGCACCGCGAAGAGCAGGAGAAACAGGCTGAGCGTGAAGCGCGGGCGAAAAGGCCGGCGCAAGCGCAAGTGAGCACCACCGACCCGGTGCAAGCGGCACTCGAACGGGTGCGCATGCAAAAAGCGGCGAACGCGGACGCGGCCGTGAAGAAAGCCAAAGTCGATGTCGCGATGAGCCGCGCGCAACTGCACAAATCGCTGAAAGCCTTCGGCCATCCACCGACTTTCGAGCAGCAGGCGCAACTGATCGTCCTGCAACGCCAGTTCGAAGCGGCCGAAGCGGCGCTGGCGCAACTGGAAACAACCGCCGTACCCACAGCTCCAGCACCGCCGCCCGCCAAAGACGCCGACTTGAAGCGCGCCAAGATCCAGCTGGCGATGTGTCGCGCAGAATACGGCAAGCTCGAACGTAACGCCGACACCCCCGCCGAGATTCTTGAAGAGGCCCGCGCGCGACTGCAAGCCGCCGAGCGTCAGGTAAGCGAACATGCCGCCCTTTGA
- a CDS encoding RnfABCDGE type electron transport complex subunit D, with protein sequence MPPFEAADDRLQQAMKTLLLAAMPGLLTLLWFYGWGVLINLMLAVVTALIVEAGVAQLRRRPLQPALRDGSALVSGTLLAVALPAYCPWWLTVTATVGGLLFGKHVYGGTGENPFNPAMLGFALVMIMFPRAMTQWPAHALDLAATLQQIFGSGQAPDAWAQATALDSLRVNASLTIDELFVSHPAFGHFGGRAAEWVNLAFLAGGVFLLQRRVFSWHAPLGMLAGLLVISLLCWNGSGSDSHGSPLFHLFSGATMLGAFFIVTEPVSGAKTALARLLFGVGVGLLTYVIRTWGGYPDGLAFAVLLMNLCVPALERFAANRQIKVNP encoded by the coding sequence ATGCCGCCCTTTGAGGCAGCGGACGATCGCCTGCAACAGGCGATGAAAACCTTGCTGCTGGCCGCGATGCCAGGATTGCTGACGCTGTTGTGGTTTTACGGTTGGGGCGTGTTGATCAACCTGATGCTGGCGGTCGTCACTGCGCTGATTGTCGAAGCGGGCGTTGCGCAACTGCGTCGGCGGCCTCTGCAGCCAGCGCTGCGCGACGGCAGTGCGCTGGTCAGTGGGACCTTGCTGGCGGTGGCGCTGCCGGCCTATTGCCCCTGGTGGCTGACGGTGACGGCAACCGTCGGGGGCCTGCTGTTTGGCAAGCACGTGTACGGCGGCACGGGGGAAAATCCGTTCAATCCGGCGATGCTCGGTTTTGCGTTGGTGATGATCATGTTCCCGCGCGCGATGACGCAGTGGCCGGCGCACGCTCTGGATCTGGCAGCAACCCTGCAGCAGATATTTGGCTCAGGTCAGGCGCCAGACGCTTGGGCACAGGCGACCGCGCTGGACTCTCTGCGCGTCAACGCCAGCCTGACCATCGACGAACTGTTCGTCAGCCATCCGGCATTCGGGCATTTTGGTGGACGCGCTGCCGAGTGGGTGAATCTGGCCTTTTTGGCCGGTGGTGTGTTTTTGCTGCAACGTCGGGTGTTCAGCTGGCACGCTCCACTGGGCATGCTCGCCGGTCTGTTGGTGATCAGCCTGCTGTGCTGGAACGGCTCGGGGTCGGATTCACATGGCTCGCCGCTGTTTCATCTATTCAGCGGCGCGACCATGCTCGGCGCGTTCTTCATTGTCACTGAACCGGTATCCGGCGCGAAAACCGCGCTGGCGCGCCTGCTCTTCGGCGTTGGGGTCGGACTGCTGACATACGTGATTCGCACGTGGGGCGGCTACCCGGACGGGCTGGCGTTTGCGGTGTTGCTGATGAATCTCTGCGTGCCGGCACTGGAGCGATTCGCCGCGAATCGCCAGATCAAGGTGAACCCATGA
- a CDS encoding RnfABCDGE type electron transport complex subunit G, whose translation MKRRASTVIVLLVAISGITATYLVQRGSAPQIAAAQHLLDSRKWLDMLAPESYDNQPLQQPLSLTDTRLDHSQLSAGYRATLNGKPVAILLRSQTQGYVGAIELLIAIEPNGRLLAVKTLEQHETPALGGHLANRPNAWLQAFTGKSSDAPTAAGWALKKDDGQFDQIAGATITSRAVINAVHDALRYFDDHRAALLGSGT comes from the coding sequence ATGAAGCGCCGGGCCAGCACCGTGATCGTGCTGCTGGTGGCCATCAGCGGGATCACCGCGACTTACCTTGTACAGCGTGGGAGCGCGCCACAAATCGCCGCCGCGCAGCACTTGCTCGACAGCCGTAAATGGCTCGACATGCTGGCGCCGGAGAGCTACGACAACCAGCCGCTGCAACAACCACTGAGCTTGACCGACACTCGACTGGACCACAGCCAATTGAGCGCAGGCTATCGCGCGACCCTGAACGGCAAGCCCGTCGCAATACTGTTGCGCAGTCAGACTCAGGGCTATGTGGGCGCCATCGAATTGTTGATCGCCATCGAACCGAATGGCAGGTTGCTCGCGGTGAAAACGTTAGAACAGCACGAAACACCAGCGCTTGGCGGGCACCTGGCGAACCGACCGAATGCCTGGCTGCAGGCGTTTACCGGAAAGTCGAGCGATGCGCCGACGGCAGCAGGTTGGGCACTGAAGAAGGATGACGGACAATTCGATCAGATCGCCGGAGCCACCATCACTTCTCGCGCAGTCATCAATGCGGTGCATGACGCCCTGCGTTATTTTGATGACCATCGCGCCGCACTGCTGGGGAGCGGAACATGA
- a CDS encoding Rnf-Nqr domain containing protein has product MKPSPGLAHCMMLPLLLGSSGSLVSAIGTLWVFSVVVGLYGLCIRALRPRLTETGRLLVSVLLAATLSSCTDVLAQRWFLPWQQAFGLYASLIALQCVVLEYNGFWRQTLTERGKLCALFGALLLLLGTLREAVGSGSLGRGPFDSWQGIVLSSDAIPLISLIPGAFIVLALLLAARQALVRPKLNSKEMHRP; this is encoded by the coding sequence ATGAAGCCGTCGCCGGGTCTGGCCCATTGCATGATGCTGCCGTTGCTGCTGGGCAGCAGTGGTTCACTGGTCAGCGCAATCGGCACGTTGTGGGTATTCAGCGTTGTCGTGGGCCTGTACGGTCTGTGCATCCGCGCGTTACGCCCGCGATTGACGGAAACAGGCCGATTACTGGTCAGCGTCTTGCTCGCCGCCACGCTCAGCAGTTGCACTGATGTGTTGGCGCAACGCTGGTTTCTGCCCTGGCAGCAAGCCTTCGGCTTGTATGCCAGCTTGATCGCCTTGCAATGCGTGGTGCTGGAATACAATGGCTTCTGGCGCCAGACACTGACTGAGCGCGGCAAACTCTGCGCTCTGTTCGGCGCATTGCTGTTGCTGCTGGGGACATTGCGCGAGGCCGTTGGGAGCGGCAGCCTTGGCCGTGGCCCTTTCGACAGCTGGCAAGGCATCGTCCTGTCCAGCGACGCAATACCACTGATCAGTCTGATCCCCGGCGCTTTTATTGTGTTGGCGCTGCTGCTGGCCGCGCGTCAGGCGCTGGTTCGCCCGAAATTGAATTCAAAGGAAATGCATCGCCCATGA
- the nth gene encoding endonuclease III codes for MNAAKRLEIFRRLHEDNPEPKTELAYSSPFELLIAVILSAQSTDVGVNKATAKLFPVANTPAAIHALGVEGLSEYIKTIGLYNSKAKNVIETCRLLVERHGGEVPQTREELEALPGVGRKTANVVLNTAFRQLTMAVDTHIFRVSNRTGIAPGKNVVEVEKKLMKFVPKEFLLDSHHWLILHGRYVCLARKPRCGSCRIEDLCEYKAKTSDD; via the coding sequence ATGAATGCCGCAAAACGTCTGGAGATTTTCCGCCGTCTGCACGAAGACAATCCGGAGCCGAAAACCGAACTGGCGTATTCATCGCCATTCGAGCTGTTGATCGCGGTGATTTTATCGGCGCAGTCGACGGACGTGGGCGTCAACAAGGCCACGGCCAAGCTGTTTCCCGTGGCGAATACACCGGCCGCGATCCATGCCTTGGGCGTCGAAGGGTTGTCCGAATACATCAAGACCATTGGCCTCTACAACAGCAAGGCGAAAAACGTCATCGAAACCTGTCGTCTGTTGGTCGAACGCCACGGCGGCGAAGTGCCGCAAACCCGTGAAGAACTCGAAGCCTTGCCCGGCGTGGGCCGCAAAACCGCCAACGTGGTGCTCAATACCGCTTTTCGGCAACTGACCATGGCCGTCGATACGCATATCTTTCGGGTCAGCAACCGCACCGGCATCGCACCGGGCAAAAACGTGGTTGAAGTGGAAAAGAAACTGATGAAATTTGTACCAAAGGAATTCCTGCTCGATTCCCACCACTGGCTGATTTTGCACGGGCGTTATGTGTGTCTGGCGCGCAAACCGCGCTGCGGCAGTTGCCGGATAGAAGACCTGTGCGAGTACAAAGCGAAAACTTCGGACGATTGA
- a CDS encoding PA3496 family putative envelope integrity protein, with product MSTDKEQLDVEDDFVAVEPDEVEPVVEVAKTNLSKRRTIDNLLEERRLQRQLADYDFDL from the coding sequence ATGAGTACCGACAAAGAGCAATTGGACGTAGAAGACGATTTTGTCGCCGTTGAGCCCGACGAGGTAGAGCCCGTCGTCGAAGTTGCAAAGACCAACCTGAGCAAGCGCCGCACCATCGATAACCTGCTTGAGGAGCGCCGACTGCAAAGGCAATTGGCTGATTACGATTTTGATCTTTGA
- a CDS encoding response regulator transcription factor, which produces MNKVLIVDDHPVIRLAVRMLMERHGYEVIAETDNGVDALQLAREQMPDIVILDIGIPKLDGLEVIARLSSTAMPIKVLVLTSQAPGHFSMRCMQSGAAGYVCKQQDLTELLSAIKAVLSGYSYFPNQALHTVRTSLGNASEADMVDRLSGREMMVLQQLARGKTNKEIADGMFLSNKTVSTYKTRLLLKLNARSLVDLIELAQRNGLV; this is translated from the coding sequence ATGAATAAAGTGCTGATCGTGGATGATCATCCTGTCATTCGTCTTGCGGTGCGTATGCTGATGGAGCGTCATGGCTACGAAGTCATCGCAGAGACGGACAACGGTGTGGATGCATTACAACTTGCTCGAGAGCAAATGCCGGATATTGTCATTCTGGATATTGGTATTCCGAAACTTGACGGCCTGGAAGTTATCGCGCGCCTGAGCTCGACCGCTATGCCCATAAAAGTATTGGTGTTGACGTCGCAGGCGCCCGGGCACTTTTCAATGCGTTGCATGCAATCGGGGGCCGCTGGCTATGTGTGCAAACAGCAGGACCTCACCGAATTGCTCAGCGCAATCAAGGCCGTGTTGTCTGGCTACAGCTATTTTCCCAATCAGGCCTTGCATACCGTGCGCACCAGTCTGGGCAATGCCAGCGAAGCGGACATGGTAGATCGTCTGTCCGGTCGGGAAATGATGGTGTTGCAGCAGTTGGCGCGAGGCAAGACCAACAAGGAAATTGCCGACGGCATGTTCTTGAGCAACAAGACCGTGAGTACCTACAAAACGCGCTTGTTATTGAAACTCAATGCGCGTTCGCTGGTAGACCTGATCGAGCTGGCGCAGCGAAACGGCCTGGTCTGA